The following are encoded together in the Tursiops truncatus isolate mTurTru1 chromosome 10, mTurTru1.mat.Y, whole genome shotgun sequence genome:
- the RPS18 gene encoding small ribosomal subunit protein uS13 isoform X1 yields MVRLESSLVIPEKFQHILRVLNTNIDGRRKIAFAITAIKGVGRRYAHVVLRKADIDLTKRAGELTEDEVERVITIMQNPRQYKIPDWFLNRQKDVKDGKYSQVLANGLDNKLREDLERLKKIRAHRGLRHFWGLRVRGQHTKTTGRRGRTVGVSKKK; encoded by the exons ATGGTAAGACTGGAATCG TCTCTAGTAATCCCCGAGAAGTTCCAGCACATTTTGCGAGTACTCAACACCAACATCGATGGGCGGCGGAAAATTGCCTTTGCCATCACTGCAATTAAG GGTGTGGGGCGAAGATATGCTCATGTGGTGTTGAGGAAAGCAGACATCGACCTCACCAAGAGGGCAGGAGAGCTCACTGAGGATGAG GTGGAACGTGTGATCACCATTATGCAGAATCCACGCCAATACAAGATCCCAGATTGGTTCTTAAACAGACAGAAGGACGTGAAGGATGGAAAATACAGCCAG GTCCTGGCCAACGGTCTGGACAACAAGCTCCGTGAAGACCTGGAGCGACTGAAGAAGATTAGGGCCCACCGAGGGCTCCGCCACTTCTGGGG ACTTCGTGTACGAGGCCAGCACACCAAGACCACAGGCCGCCGTGGCCGCACCGTGGGTGTgtccaagaagaaataa
- the B3GALT4 gene encoding beta-1,3-galactosyltransferase 4, giving the protein MRLSLFRRLLLAALLLVIVWTLFGPSGIGEELLSISLASLLPGPASPGPPLTLPRLLIPNEEACGGPGPPPFLLILVCTAPDNLNQRNAIRASWGRLREARGLRVQTVFLLGEPSWGSRGNDLARESAAQGDIMLAAFQDSYRNLTLKTLSGLNWADKHCPVARYILKTDDDVFVNVPELVSELVRRGGRWEQWERGMGPPRKAKVGDEKWEGGPTLASQPVPLLYLGRVHWRVHPSRTPGGKHQISEKQWPPTWGPFPPYASGTGYVLSASAVQLILKVASRAPLLPLEDVFVGLSARRGGLAPTHCVKLAGATHYPLDRCCYGKFLLTSHKLDPWEMQEAWKLVGGSDGERTVPFCSWLQGVLGILRCRVIAWLHS; this is encoded by the coding sequence ATGCGCCTCAGCCTCTTCCGGCGCCTTCTCCTGGCCGCCCTGCTGCTCGTGATTGTCTGGACGCTCTTTGGGCCCTCGGGCATCGGGGAGGAGCTGCTGAGCATCTCGCTAGCCTCCCTGCTCCCAGGCCCGGCCTCGCCCGGGCCGCCCCTGACCCTGCCCCGCCTCCTGATCCCCAACGAGGAGGCGTGCGGCGGTCCCGGCCCCCCGCCCTTCCTGCTAATCCTGGTGTGCACGGCCCCGGATAACCTGAACCAGAGAAACGCCATTCGGGCCTCGTGGGGCCGGCTGCGCGAGGCCCGAGGGCTCAGGGTGCAGACTGTCTTTCTGCTGGGAGAACCCAGCTGGGGCTCGCGCGGGAACGACCTGGCGCGGGAGTCAGCGGCCCAGGGGGACATAATGCTGGCGGCTTTCCAGGATTCCTACCGCAACCTCACTCTCAAGACCCTCAGCGGGCTGAACTGGGCCGACAAACACTGCCCCGTGGCCCGCTACATCCTCAAGACTGATGATGATGTGTTCGTCAATGTCCCCGAACTGGTATCAGAGCTGGTCCGGCGAGGAGGCCGCTGGGAGCAATGGGAAAGGGGCATGGGGCCCCCGAGAAAGGCGAAAGTTGGAGATGAAAAGTGGGAAGGAGGCCCCACCTTGGCGAGCCAGCCTGTGCCTCTCTTGTACCTGGGCCGTGTGCATTGGCGGGTGCACCCCTCTCGGACACCAGGGGGCAAGCACCAGATATCAGAGAAACAGTGGCCTCCCACCTGGGGCCCCTTTCCCCCCTATGCCTCAGGCACGGGGTATGTGCTATCGGCTTCTGCTGTGCAGCTCATACTGAAGGTAGCCAGCCGGGCACCCCTTCTGCCACTGGAGGATGTCTTTGTGGGGTTAAGTGCCCGACGAGGAGGCCTCGCCCCAACCCACTGTGTCAAGCTGGCTGGTGCCACCCACTACCCCCTGGATCGGTGCTGCTATGGGAAATTCCTGCTGACATCCCACAAGCTGGACCCCTGGGAGATGCAGGAAGCCTGGAAGCTGGTGGGTGGCTCTGACGGGGAAAGAACTGTACCCTTCTGCTCCTGGCTCCAGGGAGTCCTCGGCATCCTCCGATGCCGGGTAATAGCCTGGCTTCACAGCTGA
- the PFDN6 gene encoding prefoldin subunit 6, with protein sequence MAELIQKKLQGEVEKYQQLQKDLSKSMSGRQKLEAQLTENNIVKEELALLDGSNVVFKLLGPVLVKQELGEARATVGKRLDYITAEIKRYESQLRDLERQSEQQRATLAQLQQEFQRAQAAKAGAPGKV encoded by the exons ATGGCTGAGCTAATCCAGAAGAAGCTACAGGGAGAAGTGGAGAAATATCAACAGCTACAGAAGG ACTTGAGTAAATCCATGTCAGGGAGGCAGAAACTAGAGGCACAACTAACAGAAAATAATATCGTGAAGGAG GAACTGGCCCTGCTGGATGGATCCAATGTGGTCTTTAAACTTCTGGGTCCCGTGCTGGTCAAACAGGAGCTGGGGGAAGCTCGGGCCACAGTGGGGAAAAGGCTGGACTACATCACGGCTGAGAT TAAGCGATACGAATCCCAGCTCCGGGACCTAGAGCGGCAGTCAGAGCAACAGAGAGCGACCCTTGCTCAGCTGCAGCAGGAGTTCCAGCGGGCCCAGGCAGCAAAAGCAGGGGCTCCTGGGAAGGTCTGA
- the RPS18 gene encoding small ribosomal subunit protein uS13 isoform X2, whose amino-acid sequence MSLVIPEKFQHILRVLNTNIDGRRKIAFAITAIKGVGRRYAHVVLRKADIDLTKRAGELTEDEVERVITIMQNPRQYKIPDWFLNRQKDVKDGKYSQVLANGLDNKLREDLERLKKIRAHRGLRHFWGLRVRGQHTKTTGRRGRTVGVSKKK is encoded by the exons ATG TCTCTAGTAATCCCCGAGAAGTTCCAGCACATTTTGCGAGTACTCAACACCAACATCGATGGGCGGCGGAAAATTGCCTTTGCCATCACTGCAATTAAG GGTGTGGGGCGAAGATATGCTCATGTGGTGTTGAGGAAAGCAGACATCGACCTCACCAAGAGGGCAGGAGAGCTCACTGAGGATGAG GTGGAACGTGTGATCACCATTATGCAGAATCCACGCCAATACAAGATCCCAGATTGGTTCTTAAACAGACAGAAGGACGTGAAGGATGGAAAATACAGCCAG GTCCTGGCCAACGGTCTGGACAACAAGCTCCGTGAAGACCTGGAGCGACTGAAGAAGATTAGGGCCCACCGAGGGCTCCGCCACTTCTGGGG ACTTCGTGTACGAGGCCAGCACACCAAGACCACAGGCCGCCGTGGCCGCACCGTGGGTGTgtccaagaagaaataa
- the WDR46 gene encoding WD repeat-containing protein 46 produces METVPKLGNNVTPKKDKLQGKKKKPRRYWEEETTQTAAGASPGPPRKRKRNREFRPQKPKNTHSTKKSRISKKPQVPKKPRERRSPGPQRSLSGAQDPFTGPAPVPVEVVQKFCRIDKSKKLPRSETKIRRRLEAAEAQEEEISVKAARSELLLAEEPGFLEGEDGEDTAKICQADIVEAVDIASAAKHFDLNLRQFGPYRLNYSRTGRHLAFGGRRGHVAALDWVTKKLMCEINVMEAVRDIRFLHSEALLAVAQNRWLHIYDNQGIELHCIRRCDRITQLEFLPFHFLLATASETGFLTYLDVSVGKIVAALNARAGRLNVMTQNPYNAVIHLGHSNGTVSLWSPAMKEPLAKILCHRGGVRAVAVDSTGTHMATSGLDHQLKIFDLRGTFQPLSARTLPQGAGHLAFSQRGLLAAGTGDVVNIWAGQGKASPPSLEQPYLTHRLSGHVHGLQFCPFEDVLGVGHSGGITSMLVPGAAEPNFDGLESNPYRSRKQRQEWEVKALLEKVPAELICLDPRALAEVDVISLEQEKKERLERLGYDPDTKPPFQPKPKQKGRSSTASLVKRKRKVMDEEHRDKVRQSLEQQPQKQEKAKPMGARPSALDRFVR; encoded by the exons ATGGAGACGGTCCCCAAGCTGGGCAATAATGTCACGCCCAAGAAAGACAAACTTCAGGGCAAGAAGAAG AAACCGCGGCGATACTGGGAGGAAGAGACCACTCAGACTGCTGCCGGAGCCTCTCCAGGTCCACCTCGTAAACGGAAGAGGAATCGAGAGTTCCGCCCCCAGAAGCCAAAGAACACTCACAGCACAAAGAAGTCTCGGATCTCCAAGAAGCCCCAGGTCCCGAAGAAACCCCGGGAACGGAGGAGTCCAGGGCCTCAGCGGAGCTTGTCTGGG GCCCAGGACCCATTTACAGGCCCCGCCCCCGTCCCTGTGGAGGTGGTTCAGAAGTTCTGTCGCATTGACAAATCCAAAAAG CTGCCACGTTCTGAGACCAAAATCCGGAGACGACTTGAGGCGGCTGAAGCTCAAGAAGAGGAAATAAGTGTCAAAGCTGCTCGTTCTGAGCTGCTGCTTGCTGAGGAACCTGG GTTTCTggaaggagaggatggggagGACACGGCAAAGATATGCCAGGCTGACATCGTGGAGGCTGTGGACATTGCAAGTGCAGCCAAA cattttgACTTGAACTTGAGGCAGTTTGGACCCTACAGGCTTAATTACTCTCGAACTGGGAG ACACTTGGCTTTTGGAGGGCGCCGGGGTCATGTGGCCGCCCTTGATTGGGTGACAAAGAAGCTCATGTGCGAGATCAACGTCATGGAGGCAGTGCGGGACATCCG GTTTCTGCATTCGGAGGCACTGCTTGCTGTCGCCCAGAACCGCTGGCTTCACATTTACGACAACCAGGGCATCGAGCTCCATTGCATCCGCCGCTGTGACCGCATCACGCAACTTGAGTTCCTGCCTTTCCACTTTCTCCTGGCCACAGCT tcAGAGACAGGGTTTCTGACCTACCTGGACGTGTCAGTGGGAAAGATTGTGGCAGCTCTGAATGCTCGGGCTGGACGGCTCAACGTCATGACTCAGAACCCTTACAACGCCGTCATCCATCTGGGACACAGCAATG GGACTGTGTCTTTATGGAGCCCAGCCATGAAGGAGCCACTGGCAAAGATTCTCTGTCACCGTGGTGGGGTCCGGGCTGTGGCAGTAGATTCTACAGGCAC GCACATGGCCACCTCTGGCCTGGACCACCAGCTGAAGATCTTTGACTTGCGAGGGACGTTCCAGCCTCTGAGCGCTCGGACCCTGCCCCAGGGAGCGGGGCACCTGGCCTTCTCCCAGCGGGGACTGCTGGCTGCAGGAACGGGCGATGTGGTCAACATATGGGCAGGACAGGGCAAGGCCAGCCCCCCGTCCCTGGAGCAGCCCTACCTCACCCACCGGCTCTCAGGCCACGTGCATGGCCTTCAGTTCTGCCCCTTTGAAGATGTGCTGGGAGTGGGGCACAGCGGGGGCATCACCAGCATGCTGGTCCCTG gggCTGCTGAGCCCAACTTCGACGGCCTGGAGAGTAACCCATACAGGAGCCGGAAGCAGCGCCAGGAGTGGGAGGTGAAGGCCCTACTGGAGAAG GTACCTGCAGAGCTCATCTGTCTGGACCCACGAGCCCTGGCAGAGGTTGATGTCATCTCTCTGGAGCAGGAAAAGAAGGAACGGCTTGAGAGGCTG GGCTACGATCCCGACACCAAGCCTCCCTTCCAGCCAAAGCCAAAGCAGAAGGGCCGCAGCTCCACAGCAAGTCTggtgaagaggaagaggaaggtcaTGGATGAGGAACACAGG gaCAAAGTCCGGCAGAGCTTGGAGCAGCAGCCGCAGAAGCAAGAGAAGGCCAAGCCCATGGGGGCCCGGCCATCTGCCCTGGACAGATTTGTGCGCTGA